The following are encoded together in the Triticum dicoccoides isolate Atlit2015 ecotype Zavitan chromosome 6B, WEW_v2.0, whole genome shotgun sequence genome:
- the LOC119324282 gene encoding putative F-box/kelch-repeat protein At3g17540, with translation MARRSSRKRNVQTVLTDLPDALIVEILSRLPLKSLCCCKCVDTHWYDLISHPEHIKKLPQTLAGFFFDTEDIGRCPKVARHFANIGEGPQIDPSFPFLPPEFELVRLEDCCDGLLLCCSSQRPFRHLVCNPATERWVVLPTLPADSSCVAQEETFHLAFDRDVSSHFHVFQIMLKECLNVTGINIYSSETGSWSFKESGWESDTSICHNRHLFHQGMLHFVSFESTVVSVDLEGKKWRAIPVPEGVQRSELGILGRSQGHLHYMLHTDNRFTVSIWCLQNYDSDEWMLKHHLNNNKLLNSTGTVYGYEFSAISCHPDRSLICYANLRDNTMMAYDSAREEARVLISFGRGDLISCFPYVPLFSDSSVPLSS, from the coding sequence ATGGCGAGGAGATCTAGCAGGAAGAGAAATGTGCAGACTGTTCTCACCGACCTCCCTGACGCACTCATCGTCGAGATCCTGTCACGGCTGCCACTTAAGTCGCTTTGCTGCTGCAAGTGTGTCGACACGCACTGGTACGACCTCATCTCCCACCCTGAACACATCAAGAAGCTCCCACAGACCCTCGCCGGCTTCTTCTTTGACACCGAAGACATAGGACGCTGTCCCAAAGTAGCTCGGCACTTTGCCAATATCGGTGAAGGACCTCAGATTGATCCCAGTTTCCCCTTCTTGCCGCCTGAGTTTGAGCTCGTCAGGCTGGAGGACTGTTGTGATGGCCTTCTCTTGTGCTGCTCTTCTCAGCGTCCGTTCCGCCATTTAGTTTGCAATCCTGCCACAGAGAGATGGGTCGTGTTACCAACGTTGCCAGCTGACTCCAGTTGTGTAGCTCAGGAAGAAACCTTTCATTTGGCTTTTGATCGTGATGTTTCCTCCCATTTCCATGTGTTTCAGATTATGTTGAAAGAGTGCCTGAATGTGACAGGCATAAATATATACTCGTCGGAAACTGGGTCATGGAGCTTCAAAGAAAGTGGGTGGGAATCTGATACCAGTATTTGCCACAACAGACATTTGTTTCATCAAGGCATGCTGCACTTTGTTAGTTTTGAGTCTACAGTAGTGTCGGTAGACTTGGAGGGGAAGAAATGGAGGGCAATTCCAGTGCCAGAAGGAGTGCAAAGGTCCGAGCTTGGTATTCTTGGTCGGTCCCAGGGGCACTTGCATTACATGCTGCACACAGATAATCGTTTTACAGTTTCCATCTGGTGTCTTCAGAACTATGATTCAGATGAATGGATGCTGAAGCACCATTTGAACAATAACAAGTTGCTGAACAGTACAGGTACAGTCTATGGCTATGAATTCAGTGCCATCTCATGTCATCCAGATCGTAGTTTGATTTGCTATGCTAATCTTCGCGACAACACAATGATGGCGTATGACAGTGCTCGCGAGGAGGCTCGTGTTCTCATCAGTTTTGGGCGAGGCGATTTGATATCATGTTTTCCCTATGTTCCGCTGTTCAGCGATTCGAGTGTTCCCCTGAGTAGTTAG
- the LOC119325569 gene encoding uncharacterized protein LOC119325569 translates to MDDRATELRALQHVFCDASAEPIKLSFGFLKSITHEFQYKIGHGRSGSVYMGFLRAASGSGGRRRRRTKVAVKELSNLHVLPDDKFLECLKKANHKNIVRLLGYCTVTQQELLQFYRVNKGHKMLLCFEYVPNGNILHYLEEENHEDDWPARYQMIRGTCDGLHYLHDKRISHLDLKPENVMLDAQMEPKITDFCLSRLVDQGQSEMSTHHIPGKLQSPGPDIVFEEQRSFKSDTYALGIIIIKLLTGNSMSSLENWDGFIDVDCPRARMCAAIALRCTDAEEYNRPTLHEIICELNKVESMVSQFPINQLLHPVGTSFAVLAAYALLLMISTNYIQIAAIPAIILVFIGVLWGNFWVKGRLQHRNNNGTAANQGSGSGQAWRMLLPTVLLSYCLQLIQLACAQVTNGQQSDNFLFSHSLLFLSSALGALAVMIAALPIRANQCVAQGQQLIHRIFIVVFMIAVHMMATEWMMVEVMPLVCMPEFIASLVWLTTGNFDHARCMVLIDKVTSRRSTVTFLTAAVALLAFMFAFENEMVLASYWYRGIMYSCTSSGLLSCLCVWMILQWRPDISANVPLDWPSGSAIISIRILEFSALICFAMSAVLLFIGFLLNYSIL, encoded by the exons ATGGATGATAGAGCAACTGAGCTGCGAGCCCTGCAGCATGTGTTCTGTGATGCAAGTGCAGAGCccatcaagctatcatttggattcCTGAAATCTATTACACATGAATTTCAGTATAAAATTGGTCATGGCAGGTCtggatctgtttacatg GGATTTCTGCGAGCTGCTAGCGGTTCcggcggaagaagaagaagaagaaccaaggttGCGGTCAAGGAGCTTTCTAATCTGCATGTTTTGCCTGATGACAAATTCCTCGAGTGCTTAAAGAAGGCAAACCACAAGAACATCGTAAGACTTCTAGGCTATTGCACAGTAACACAACAAGAGCTGCTTCAGTTCTACCGAGTGAACAAGGGCCATAAAATGCTGCTCTGCTTTGAATATGTTCCTAATGGTAACATTCTGCATTATCTTGAAGAAG AGAATCATGAAGACGATTGGCCTGCACGCTACCAAATGATCAGAGGAACTTGTGACGGATTGCActatcttcatgacaaaagaattAGCCACCTTGACCTGAAACCTGAAAATGTTATGTTGGATGCTCAGATGGAACCAAAAATTACAGATTTTTGTTTGTCAAGATTAGTAGATCAGGGACAATCCGAAATGTCCACTCATCACATACCTGGAAAACT GCAATCTCCTGGGCCAGATATTGTATTTGAAGAACAAAGATCATTCAAGTCAGACACATATGCTCTGGGAATTATTATCATAAAACTGTTAACTGGGAACAGTATGTCAAGTCTTGAGAAT TGGGATGGATTCATAGATGTGGATTGCCCACGGGCGAGGATGTGCGCCGCAATAGCTCTAAGATGCACGGACGCTGAGGAATATAATAGGCCTACCTTACATGAAATAATTTGTGAACTGAACAAGGTGGAGAGCATGGTTTCACAGTTTCCCATAAACCAG CTGCTGCACCCTGTCGGCACTAGTTTTGCAGTACTGGCAGCTTATGCATTGTTGCTTATGATCAGTACAAACTACATCCAAATAGCTGCGATCCCGGCTATCATACTCGTTTTCATCGGTGTTTTGTGGGGCAATTTCTGGGTCAAGGGAAGACTTCAGCATAGAAACAACAATGGAACTGCTGCTAACCAGGGGAGTGGCAGCGGGCAAGCTTGGAGGATGCTGCTACCCACGGTACTACTGTCGTATTGTTTGCAGCTAATCCAGCTTGCCTGTGCACAAGTGACCAATGGACAACAAAGTGACAATTTCCTCTTCTCTCACTCCCTCCTCTTCCTGAGTTCCGCGCTTGGTGCACTGGCCGTGATGATTGCCGCGCTGCCCATCAGAGCCAATCAATGTGTGGCGCAGGGACAGCAGCTTATTCACAGGATCTTCATTGTGGTTTTTATGATAGCAGTGCACATGATGGCTACAGAATGGATGATGGTGGAGGTCATGCCACTGGTTTGCATGCCGGAGTTTATTGCATCACTTGTGTGGCTCACCACTGGTAATTTTGATCACGCCAGATGTATGGTGCTCATCGACAAGGTAACATCACGCAGATCaacagtcacctttctcactgcaGCAGTGGCTCTGTTAGCGTTCATGTTTGCATTTGAGAACGAGATGGTACTTGCTAGTTACTGGTACAGAGGAATCATGTACTCCTGTACCTCGTCAGGGCTTCTATCCTGCTTGTGCGTGTGGATGATCCTTCAGTGGCGGCCGGATATCTCTGCTAATGTGCCCCTTGACTGGCCGAGCGGTAGTGCGATCATTTCCATAAGAATCCTTGAGTTCTCGGCACTGATTTGCTTTGCTATGTCAGCTGTGCTTCTCTTCATTGGGTTCCTCTTGAATTACTCAATTCTGTAG